A genomic stretch from Chromatiales bacterium includes:
- the htpX gene encoding protease HtpX → MKRIFLFLATNIAILVVLSIVLNILGVDSLLQANGVDLNMQAVLIFAAVFGFGGSFISLAMSKWMAKRAMGVQIIERPGNSSEQWLVETVRRQAQAAGIGMPEVGIFNSPEPNAFATGASRNNALVAVSTGLLQNMTADEVEAVLGHEVAHVANGDMVTMALIQGVINTFVIAISRVIGHVVDRVVFKTEQGYGPAYFITVIVAEIFLAVLASMIVMWFSRQREFRADRGGADLAGREKMVAALRRLQQRAHGEDMPGQLAAFGISGRGKHGLARLFMSHPPLEERIAALEQMR, encoded by the coding sequence ATGAAACGCATCTTTCTGTTTCTGGCTACCAACATCGCCATCCTCGTGGTGCTGTCGATCGTCCTGAACATCCTCGGTGTCGACAGCCTGCTGCAGGCGAATGGCGTCGACCTGAACATGCAGGCCGTACTCATCTTCGCGGCCGTGTTCGGCTTCGGCGGCTCGTTCATCTCCCTGGCCATGTCCAAGTGGATGGCCAAGCGCGCCATGGGCGTGCAGATCATCGAGCGGCCGGGCAATTCAAGCGAGCAGTGGCTGGTGGAGACGGTGCGTCGCCAGGCCCAGGCCGCCGGTATCGGCATGCCCGAGGTGGGCATCTTCAACTCCCCCGAGCCCAATGCCTTCGCCACGGGCGCGAGCAGGAACAACGCCCTGGTGGCGGTCAGCACGGGGCTTCTGCAGAACATGACGGCCGACGAGGTCGAGGCCGTACTCGGCCACGAGGTCGCGCACGTGGCCAACGGCGACATGGTGACCATGGCCCTGATCCAGGGCGTGATCAACACCTTCGTCATCGCCATCTCGCGCGTCATCGGTCACGTGGTCGACCGTGTCGTGTTCAAGACCGAGCAGGGCTATGGCCCGGCCTATTTCATCACCGTGATCGTCGCCGAGATCTTCCTCGCCGTGCTGGCCTCGATGATCGTCATGTGGTTCTCGCGCCAGCGCGAGTTCCGCGCCGACCGCGGTGGTGCCGACCTGGCCGGACGCGAGAAGATGGTCGCCGCGCTGCGCCGGCTGCAGCAGCGTGCCCATGGCGAGGACATGCCGGGGCAGCTCGCCGCCTTCGGCATCAGTGGCCGGGGCAAGCATGGCCTTGCCCGGCTGTTCATGAGTCACCCGCCGCTGGAGGAGCGCATTGCCGCACTCGAGCAGATGCGCTGA